A window of Burkholderiales bacterium contains these coding sequences:
- a CDS encoding C39 family peptidase produces MRSRTSTHPRWAAYACAACCSVAALAHPATPVRSLLEIRQHKVVMQQWDISCGAAALATLLRYHLGDPVTETDVARGMLRTTDALRVRTRGGFSLLDMKRYARGRGFEAEGYTGLTLDDARRLAPLIVPMHIANYDHFVVLRGIAGGDALIADPAFGNRRIALAAFQSLWHRKRLGFVVKGSGGTNDLQPRSDDFVAVDPRTIGVAIAAPTPASSLR; encoded by the coding sequence ATGAGATCACGCACGTCGACACACCCCCGCTGGGCCGCCTACGCGTGCGCCGCGTGCTGCAGCGTTGCGGCGCTCGCGCATCCGGCCACACCGGTGCGTTCGCTGCTCGAGATACGCCAGCACAAGGTCGTCATGCAGCAATGGGACATCAGTTGCGGCGCCGCCGCGCTCGCGACGCTGCTGCGCTATCACCTCGGCGACCCGGTGACCGAAACCGACGTCGCCCGCGGCATGCTGCGCACGACCGACGCGCTGCGCGTACGCACGCGCGGCGGCTTCTCGCTGCTCGACATGAAACGCTACGCACGCGGCCGCGGCTTCGAGGCCGAAGGCTATACCGGCCTTACGCTGGACGATGCGCGCCGCCTCGCACCGCTCATCGTGCCGATGCACATCGCCAACTACGATCACTTCGTCGTGCTGCGCGGCATCGCCGGGGGCGACGCGCTGATCGCCGATCCGGCGTTCGGCAATCGCCGCATCGCGCTGGCGGCGTTCCAGTCGCTCTGGCACCGGAAGCGGCTCGGCTTCGTGGTGAAAGGCTCCGGCGGCACGAACGACCTGCAGCCGCGCAGCGACGACTTCGTCGCGGTCGACCCGCGCACGATCGGTGTGGCGATCGCCGCGCCAACCCCTGCATCCAGTTTGAGGTAA
- a CDS encoding transporter, which produces MRNRCTSAALYALAMILVASGPALGAQARESTPHKREAAASRTATPEPAADDEEALSRALERSLVVSGGVLLPKGRFEVTPALRYDYTRRSGLGIVPPSSVATRDVTRETLVGSLGAKVGLPWQSQLEVTVPYGRQSIDSVVGATPVSASETGIGDVQFGVSKQLLGENANRPSLIGNVTWNESSGKTSQVQPAQQLPAGVVPAPALGAGYDALNTTLTAVKRMDPLVFTGSVSHAFNQSTTVAGSRVEPGDTNSAAVRAILAASPDVSLRGGFSLARTGDTKVGGFTVPGSKQTAAMLELGTSIALSKRTLLDLTVGAGLTQDSPDLVVGVALPIRF; this is translated from the coding sequence TTGAGAAACCGCTGTACGTCCGCGGCGCTGTACGCGCTCGCCATGATTCTGGTCGCGTCGGGCCCTGCGCTCGGCGCGCAGGCCCGGGAATCCACCCCGCACAAGCGCGAAGCGGCCGCATCGCGCACGGCCACGCCCGAGCCGGCGGCGGACGACGAGGAAGCGCTCTCGCGCGCGCTCGAGCGCTCGCTGGTGGTGTCGGGCGGCGTGCTGCTGCCGAAAGGCAGGTTCGAGGTCACGCCCGCGCTGCGCTACGACTACACCCGCCGCTCCGGGCTCGGCATCGTCCCGCCGTCGAGCGTCGCGACGCGCGACGTGACCCGCGAGACGCTCGTCGGCTCGCTGGGCGCCAAGGTCGGGCTGCCGTGGCAATCGCAGCTCGAAGTGACCGTGCCGTACGGACGCCAGAGCATCGACAGCGTGGTCGGAGCGACGCCCGTCTCGGCGAGCGAGACGGGCATCGGCGACGTTCAGTTCGGCGTGTCGAAGCAGCTCCTGGGCGAGAACGCGAATCGTCCGAGCCTCATCGGCAACGTCACGTGGAACGAGAGCAGCGGCAAGACGAGCCAGGTGCAGCCGGCGCAGCAGCTGCCGGCCGGGGTGGTTCCGGCGCCCGCCCTCGGCGCCGGTTACGACGCGCTGAACACGACGCTGACCGCGGTCAAGCGCATGGACCCGCTGGTGTTCACCGGCTCGGTGTCGCACGCCTTCAACCAGTCGACGACCGTCGCCGGGTCGCGCGTGGAGCCGGGCGACACCAACAGCGCGGCAGTGCGCGCGATCCTCGCCGCGAGTCCCGACGTCTCGCTGCGCGGCGGGTTCTCGCTCGCGCGCACCGGCGATACGAAGGTCGGCGGCTTTACCGTGCCGGGCTCGAAGCAGACCGCCGCGATGCTCGAGCTCGGCACTTCGATCGCGCTGTCGAAACGCACGCTCCTCGACCTGACCGTCGGGGCCGGGCTCACGCAGGACTCGCCCGATCTCGTCGTCGGTGTCGCGCTGCCGATACGCTTCTAA
- a CDS encoding CaiB/BaiF CoA-transferase family protein has translation MTEASKALPLAGIRVLELGHTVMGPSCSVVLADLGADVIKVEPPEGDRTRANVGFGSALFPVFNRNKRSLCIDLKSEAGREAFHRVVETADALLENFAPGAMDRLGLGWEALHARHPRLVYCSLKGFLAGPYEKRAALDEIVQYMGGLAYMTGPTGKPLRAGASVVDIMGGMFGAIGILAALRERERTGRGQLVESSLFESTAFLVAQHMGQQALTGKAPPPMPEKASSWAVYDPFTTSDGKTVFVGLTSDNHWRAFCNEFGVEHMLEDPDLKTNPQRAQQRAKIMPVVTEKFSQETFDSLCAKLEKLNIPFGPLAKPGDLFEDRHLNAGGRMLDLVLPTGKQTKIPGIPLDMDGRKPAIRMQPPAMGAHTRQVLEESGFAADEIERLVANGTVISK, from the coding sequence ATGACTGAAGCAAGCAAAGCACTGCCGCTCGCCGGCATCCGCGTGCTCGAGCTCGGGCACACCGTGATGGGACCGTCGTGCTCGGTGGTGCTCGCCGACCTCGGCGCCGACGTGATCAAGGTCGAGCCGCCCGAAGGCGACCGCACGCGCGCCAACGTCGGTTTCGGCTCGGCGCTGTTCCCGGTGTTCAACCGCAACAAGCGCAGCCTCTGCATCGACCTGAAGTCTGAGGCGGGCAGGGAAGCGTTCCACCGCGTCGTCGAGACCGCCGACGCCTTGCTGGAGAACTTCGCGCCCGGCGCGATGGATCGCCTCGGTCTCGGCTGGGAAGCCCTGCATGCACGGCATCCGCGCCTCGTCTATTGCAGCCTCAAGGGCTTCCTCGCGGGACCGTACGAAAAGCGCGCGGCGCTCGACGAGATCGTGCAGTACATGGGCGGCCTCGCGTACATGACCGGGCCGACCGGCAAGCCGCTGCGCGCTGGCGCTTCGGTCGTCGACATCATGGGCGGCATGTTCGGCGCGATCGGCATCCTCGCCGCGCTGCGCGAGCGCGAGCGCACCGGCCGCGGCCAGCTCGTCGAGAGCTCGCTGTTCGAATCGACCGCCTTCCTGGTCGCGCAGCACATGGGCCAGCAGGCGCTCACCGGCAAGGCGCCGCCGCCGATGCCCGAGAAAGCGAGCTCGTGGGCGGTCTACGACCCTTTCACGACCTCCGACGGCAAGACGGTGTTCGTCGGACTCACCAGCGACAATCACTGGCGCGCGTTCTGCAACGAGTTCGGCGTCGAGCACATGCTCGAGGATCCGGATCTGAAGACGAACCCGCAGCGCGCCCAGCAGCGCGCCAAGATCATGCCGGTGGTCACCGAGAAGTTCTCGCAGGAGACTTTCGATTCGCTCTGCGCGAAGCTCGAGAAGCTCAACATCCCCTTCGGTCCGCTCGCGAAGCCCGGCGACCTCTTCGAAGACCGCCATCTCAACGCAGGCGGCCGCATGCTCGACCTCGTGCTGCCGACGGGCAAGCAGACCAAGATTCCCGGCATCCCGCTCGACATGGACGGCCGCAAGCCCGCGATCCGCATGCAGCCGCCCGCGATGGGCGCTCACACGCGGCAGGTGCTGGAGGAATCGGGCTTCGCCGCGGACGAGATCGAGCGCCTGGTCGCGAACGGGACGGTGATCTCGAAGTAA
- a CDS encoding hydroxymethylglutaryl-CoA lyase translates to MADLPKFVKISEEGPREGFQIEKGNIPTQRKIELIEALSGTGLKHIQIVSFVNPKRVPGMADAEDVVRGFKPKAGVKYTALWLNEKGLERAKTHTDKLTLEGKISIYASEKFSTRNNNRNTEQEFEYSRRVLENYLENGIPVKRGSVAAAFGCNYQGDMPVARIVDIVSRIFDLADEYDVKLEELSFADTMAWATPLQIKQLLGAVREKWPTQRFGLHLHDTRGMGIANAMAGLEMGVDMFDACVAGLGGCPFAAHKGAAGNVCTEDLVFMCNEMGIETGIDLDKMIECAQLAEEIVGHPLPGSVKMGGNLAKLRAAAAA, encoded by the coding sequence ATGGCTGATCTACCGAAGTTCGTGAAAATCAGCGAGGAAGGTCCTCGCGAAGGCTTTCAGATCGAGAAGGGCAACATTCCCACGCAGCGCAAGATCGAGCTGATCGAAGCGCTGTCCGGGACGGGACTCAAGCACATCCAGATCGTCTCGTTCGTGAACCCCAAGCGCGTGCCGGGCATGGCGGACGCCGAGGACGTGGTGCGCGGCTTCAAGCCGAAAGCCGGCGTGAAATACACCGCGCTGTGGCTCAACGAGAAAGGGCTCGAGCGCGCCAAGACGCACACCGACAAGCTCACGCTCGAAGGCAAGATCTCGATCTACGCGTCGGAGAAGTTCTCGACCAGGAACAACAACCGCAACACCGAGCAGGAGTTCGAGTATTCGCGCCGCGTGCTCGAGAACTATCTCGAGAACGGCATCCCGGTGAAGCGCGGCTCGGTGGCGGCGGCGTTCGGCTGCAACTACCAGGGCGACATGCCGGTCGCGCGGATCGTCGACATCGTCAGCCGCATCTTCGATCTGGCCGACGAGTACGACGTCAAGCTCGAAGAGCTGTCGTTCGCCGACACCATGGCGTGGGCGACGCCGCTGCAGATCAAGCAGTTGCTCGGCGCGGTGCGCGAGAAGTGGCCGACGCAGCGCTTCGGCCTGCACCTGCACGACACGCGCGGCATGGGCATCGCGAACGCGATGGCGGGTCTCGAGATGGGCGTGGACATGTTCGACGCGTGCGTCGCGGGTCTCGGCGGCTGTCCGTTCGCCGCTCACAAGGGCGCGGCCGGCAACGTGTGCACCGAGGACCTGGTCTTCATGTGCAACGAGATGGGCATCGAGACCGGCATCGATCTCGACAAAATGATCGAGTGCGCGCAGCTCGCCGAGGAGATCGTCGGCCATCCGCTGCCGGGCTCGGTGAAGATGGGCGGCAATCTCGCGAAGCTGCGCGCGGCTGCGGCGGCCTGA
- a CDS encoding tripartite tricarboxylate transporter substrate binding protein produces the protein MKALPAAVAAALALMAGVAHAQNYPARPVRMIVPFTPGGSTDLYARTLSPRLGDALGQQVVVDNRAGAGGALGADLAAKAPPDGYTIWIGQTANLAIGPALRKKSPYDPVRDFAPITMVQRASSVFVVSASSPLKSLKDLIALAKKSPGVTYGSAGVGTAGHINGFLVARMAGIELLHVPYKGASPAMLDLQAGRIATMATSIGSSAGLIKQGKIRAIATTGARRAPALPDVPTVAEQGVTGYDIGSWHAVLAPAKTPAPIVARLNKELVAILNQPDIRDKLSHEGGEVMPTTPDEAAAYIRAEVGKWAKLLKDANIPVE, from the coding sequence ATGAAGGCTCTACCCGCGGCCGTCGCAGCCGCCCTGGCCCTGATGGCGGGCGTCGCGCACGCGCAAAACTACCCGGCGCGGCCGGTCCGCATGATCGTGCCGTTCACGCCGGGCGGCAGCACCGACCTCTACGCGCGCACGCTGAGCCCCAGGCTCGGCGACGCGCTGGGACAGCAGGTGGTGGTCGACAACCGTGCCGGCGCCGGCGGCGCGCTCGGCGCGGATCTCGCGGCGAAAGCGCCGCCGGACGGGTACACGATCTGGATCGGCCAGACCGCCAACCTCGCGATCGGCCCGGCGCTGCGCAAGAAGAGCCCCTACGATCCGGTCCGCGATTTCGCGCCGATCACCATGGTGCAGCGCGCGAGCTCGGTGTTCGTGGTGAGCGCGAGCTCGCCGCTCAAATCGCTCAAAGACCTGATCGCGCTCGCGAAGAAGAGCCCGGGCGTGACCTACGGCTCGGCCGGCGTCGGCACCGCGGGCCACATCAACGGTTTCCTCGTCGCCAGGATGGCGGGCATCGAGCTGCTGCACGTGCCGTACAAAGGCGCGTCGCCGGCGATGCTCGACCTGCAGGCGGGCCGCATCGCGACCATGGCGACCTCGATCGGCTCGTCGGCGGGCCTGATCAAGCAGGGCAAGATCCGCGCGATCGCCACCACCGGCGCCAGGCGCGCGCCCGCGCTGCCGGACGTGCCGACCGTCGCCGAGCAGGGGGTCACCGGCTACGACATCGGCAGCTGGCACGCCGTCCTCGCGCCGGCGAAGACACCCGCGCCCATCGTCGCGCGGCTCAACAAGGAGCTGGTCGCGATCCTGAACCAGCCCGACATCCGGGACAAGCTCTCGCACGAAGGCGGCGAGGTGATGCCGACCACGCCCGATGAAGCCGCCGCTTACATCCGCGCCGAAGTGGGAAAATGGGCGAAGCTTTTGAAGGATGCGAATATCCCGGTCGAGTGA
- a CDS encoding LysR substrate-binding domain-containing protein has translation MSPHALKLIQLRFFREVVDNDFNVSRAAAALHTSQPGVSRHLQLLEQSLGVVLLNRQNTRIVGLTDAGAALLPAVRQVLTEADNLQRQAREIAAPAKTKFVIATTHTHARHTLLPVLKTFMDTHPRIALQLRQGSVPRISQLLRDEIVDIGVSTDPVDHEGLALLPCYRYTHSLITPPGHALLKEKRITLERLAQFPLITYDERHRLGRLVREEFASSRLEPNIVMSIIDDDIMKAYVEAGFGVAIMATMAFDPARDRGVRAIPLDHLFEPSTCYVMTKERRYLERHIQDFIALVKSAQPGEAPARRGGR, from the coding sequence ATGAGTCCGCACGCCCTCAAGCTCATCCAGCTGCGCTTCTTCCGCGAGGTCGTGGACAACGACTTCAACGTCTCGCGCGCCGCCGCGGCGCTGCACACCTCGCAGCCCGGCGTGAGCCGCCACCTCCAGCTCCTCGAGCAGTCGCTCGGCGTGGTGCTGCTCAATCGCCAGAACACGCGCATCGTGGGCCTGACCGATGCCGGCGCCGCCCTGCTGCCGGCGGTGCGGCAGGTGCTCACCGAGGCGGACAACCTGCAGCGCCAGGCGCGCGAGATCGCCGCGCCCGCGAAGACCAAGTTCGTCATCGCGACCACGCACACCCACGCGCGGCACACCCTGCTGCCGGTATTGAAGACGTTCATGGACACGCATCCGCGGATCGCGCTGCAGCTGAGGCAGGGCAGCGTGCCGCGCATCAGCCAGCTCCTGCGCGACGAGATCGTCGACATCGGGGTCTCCACCGATCCGGTCGATCACGAAGGACTGGCCTTACTCCCCTGCTATCGCTACACGCACAGCCTGATCACGCCGCCGGGACACGCGCTGCTGAAGGAGAAGCGGATCACGCTGGAGCGCCTGGCGCAGTTTCCGCTCATCACCTACGACGAGAGGCACCGCCTCGGGCGCCTGGTGCGGGAGGAGTTCGCTTCCAGCCGGCTCGAGCCGAACATCGTGATGAGCATCATCGACGACGACATCATGAAGGCTTACGTGGAAGCGGGTTTCGGCGTCGCGATCATGGCGACGATGGCGTTCGATCCCGCGCGGGATCGCGGCGTGCGCGCGATCCCGCTCGATCATCTCTTCGAGCCGAGCACGTGCTACGTGATGACGAAGGAGCGCCGCTATCTCGAGCGGCACATCCAGGATTTCATCGCGCTCGTGAAGTCCGCGCAGCCGGGCGAGGCGCCGGCCCGCCGCGGCGGACGCTGA
- a CDS encoding response regulator transcription factor translates to MTDPLQVLIVEDDAVLADGLVRYLQQAGYRTEVVTNGTDADLQLRSDAHDLVVLDIGLPGLDGYEVLRRLRARAGRPRVLMLTARDAVEDRVHGLDLGADDYLVKPFSLQELEARLRAIARRHEDPANKQLHFGPLKLNTEAKRAWIENEPLRLTVREWQILEFLVTRAGHMVSKDQIVFGLASLDDEMSHTSVEVHISHLRQKLEPAGIRIRSIRGFGYYLEK, encoded by the coding sequence ATGACCGATCCATTGCAAGTCTTAATAGTCGAAGACGACGCCGTGCTCGCCGACGGGCTCGTGCGCTATCTCCAGCAGGCGGGATATCGCACCGAGGTCGTCACCAACGGCACCGACGCGGACCTGCAGCTGAGGAGCGACGCGCACGATCTGGTCGTGCTCGACATCGGGCTGCCCGGGCTCGACGGTTACGAGGTGCTGCGGCGGCTGCGCGCACGCGCGGGACGGCCGCGCGTACTGATGCTCACCGCGCGCGACGCGGTCGAGGACCGCGTGCACGGCCTCGATCTGGGCGCCGACGACTATCTCGTCAAACCGTTCTCGCTGCAGGAGCTCGAAGCGCGGCTGCGCGCGATCGCGAGACGTCACGAAGATCCCGCGAACAAACAGCTCCACTTCGGCCCGCTCAAGCTCAACACCGAGGCGAAGCGCGCGTGGATCGAGAACGAGCCGCTGCGGCTCACGGTCCGCGAGTGGCAGATCCTCGAGTTCCTGGTGACCCGCGCGGGCCACATGGTCAGCAAGGACCAGATCGTCTTCGGCCTCGCGTCGCTCGACGACGAGATGAGCCACACCTCGGTCGAGGTGCACATCTCGCACCTGCGGCAGAAACTGGAGCCCGCCGGCATACGCATCCGCTCGATACGCGGCTTCGGCTACTACCTGGAGAAGTGA
- a CDS encoding sensor histidine kinase N-terminal domain-containing protein yields MNSIRSLLSAWLLFPLTGLLLLTALIGYPVILHPVTDALDWALMDSARTIARLINTPAGYTALAAAPGHETVRHSDTDDETYFSVRAADGTLLAGDAKVAMPDTALAPGADLYYDSVIDGRPVRVAAMLATRAGASLLVQVAETNENRTRLTRQIFTGVMLVEIALIAMVGWLVSRGIRKGLRPLRRLGRDLEARSPGDLGPVHEEHAPLEAQPLVRSINVLLRQLAVSQQAQRQFVADAAHQLRTPLAGLRIQLEYALQQSDPQEWRRTLAMLMPATARTVHLAHQLLTLARTEANPGRARSMNEVDVADVVKNAASQCMPKAIERDIDLGLELGPCSIVGDAAQLHDLALNLIDNALSYTPRGASVTVRTATRGDARVLEVEDEGPGIPEAERARIFQRFYRIVGSEGDGCGLGLAIVQEIAQAHHGRVSVGDRASGPGSVFTVEFPGRASGTEISAQD; encoded by the coding sequence ATGAACAGCATCCGGTCGCTGCTCTCCGCGTGGCTGCTGTTTCCGCTGACCGGGCTGCTCCTGCTGACCGCGCTCATCGGCTACCCGGTCATCCTGCACCCGGTCACCGATGCGCTCGACTGGGCGCTGATGGATTCCGCGCGCACCATCGCGCGCCTCATCAACACGCCCGCGGGCTACACGGCGCTCGCGGCGGCGCCCGGCCACGAGACGGTGCGGCACAGCGACACCGACGACGAGACCTACTTCTCGGTGCGCGCCGCCGACGGCACGCTGCTCGCCGGCGACGCCAAGGTCGCGATGCCGGACACGGCACTCGCGCCGGGCGCGGACCTCTATTACGACAGCGTGATCGACGGCCGCCCGGTGCGCGTCGCGGCGATGCTCGCCACGCGCGCCGGCGCTTCGCTGCTCGTCCAGGTCGCGGAGACCAACGAGAACCGCACGCGCCTCACGCGGCAGATATTCACCGGCGTGATGCTCGTCGAGATCGCGCTGATCGCGATGGTCGGCTGGCTGGTCTCGCGCGGCATCCGCAAGGGCTTGCGTCCGCTGCGGCGCCTCGGCCGCGACCTCGAGGCGCGCTCGCCCGGCGACCTCGGGCCCGTTCACGAAGAGCACGCGCCGCTCGAGGCGCAGCCGCTGGTGCGGTCGATCAACGTGCTGTTGCGCCAGCTCGCGGTCTCGCAGCAGGCGCAACGCCAGTTCGTCGCCGACGCCGCGCACCAGTTGCGCACGCCGCTCGCGGGGCTGCGCATACAGCTCGAATACGCGCTCCAGCAGAGCGATCCGCAGGAGTGGCGGCGCACGCTCGCCATGCTCATGCCGGCGACCGCGCGCACGGTGCATCTCGCGCATCAACTGCTCACGCTCGCCCGCACCGAGGCGAATCCCGGCCGCGCGCGCAGCATGAATGAGGTCGACGTCGCGGACGTGGTGAAGAACGCGGCGTCGCAGTGCATGCCCAAGGCGATCGAGCGCGACATCGATCTCGGTCTGGAGCTGGGTCCGTGCTCCATCGTCGGCGACGCCGCGCAGCTCCACGACCTCGCGCTCAACCTGATCGACAACGCGCTCTCCTACACCCCGCGCGGCGCGTCGGTGACGGTGCGCACCGCGACGCGCGGCGACGCGCGGGTGCTGGAGGTCGAAGACGAAGGGCCCGGCATCCCCGAAGCCGAGCGGGCCCGGATCTTCCAGCGCTTCTACCGCATCGTCGGGTCGGAAGGCGACGGCTGCGGGCTCGGGCTCGCGATCGTGCAGGAGATCGCTCAGGCTCACCACGGGCGGGTATCGGTGGGCGATCGCGCCAGCGGCCCCGGGTCGGTCTTCACCGTCGAATTTCCCGGACGCGCGTCCGGGACGGAAATCAGCGCTCAAGATTGA
- a CDS encoding phosphate/phosphite/phosphonate ABC transporter substrate-binding protein: MNGTAMHLGKLGRTLLSLVALLALAPSAPAQDAPYTFNVLNQRTVALTSQYWNPILLYVSRKSGVPLELRLARTTKEADALGEQGAYHFLYTNHFFTPERDKLGFRVLARPVSPGLRGAIVVRADSPLKTLHDLTGREIAFANPEAFAGYWLPMDALMRAKIAVKPVFMSNQEAALAQLRFGSVPAVGANALIAERYSRREGLDHRILWTSEVYNDLAIMANPKVPAAKANAVRDAFVGMLHDPEGRKILEAGAELLKMHQIGFVAATDRDYDNYRTFFKRTPVKPQPETVGPGKAQ, encoded by the coding sequence ATGAACGGAACAGCCATGCATCTCGGGAAACTGGGTCGGACCCTGCTATCACTCGTCGCGCTGCTCGCGCTCGCGCCCTCGGCGCCCGCGCAGGACGCCCCGTACACGTTCAACGTGCTCAACCAGCGCACCGTCGCGCTGACGTCGCAGTACTGGAACCCCATCCTGCTCTACGTGAGCCGGAAGAGCGGCGTCCCGCTCGAGCTGCGCCTCGCCCGCACGACCAAGGAAGCCGATGCGCTGGGCGAACAGGGCGCCTACCACTTCCTCTACACCAACCATTTCTTCACGCCGGAGCGCGACAAGCTCGGCTTTCGCGTGCTCGCGCGCCCGGTGAGCCCCGGCCTGCGCGGCGCGATCGTCGTGCGCGCCGACTCGCCGCTGAAGACCCTGCACGACCTCACCGGGCGCGAAATCGCTTTCGCCAACCCCGAAGCCTTCGCCGGCTACTGGCTGCCGATGGACGCGCTCATGAGGGCCAAAATCGCCGTCAAGCCGGTGTTCATGTCGAACCAGGAGGCGGCGCTCGCGCAGCTGCGGTTCGGCTCGGTGCCCGCGGTCGGCGCGAACGCGCTCATCGCCGAGCGCTATTCGCGCCGCGAAGGCCTGGACCACCGCATCCTGTGGACCTCCGAGGTCTACAACGATCTCGCGATCATGGCGAACCCGAAAGTGCCCGCGGCCAAGGCGAACGCGGTGCGCGACGCCTTCGTGGGCATGCTGCACGACCCCGAGGGCCGCAAGATCCTGGAAGCCGGTGCCGAGCTGCTGAAGATGCACCAGATCGGCTTCGTCGCGGCCACCGACCGCGATTACGACAACTACCGGACGTTCTTCAAGCGGACGCCGGTCAAACCGCAGCCGGAGACGGTCGGCCCGGGCAAGGCGCAATGA